A portion of the Thermosediminibacter oceani DSM 16646 genome contains these proteins:
- a CDS encoding BMC domain-containing protein: MKALGLLEFCEITRGLVASDSMLKSAPVELITATSVCPGKFIVLITGEVGAVKSALKTGRESFNEGVIDELLIPNPDESLLSALWGTADVNMERQSLGLIETFSVASAIKAADAAAKGANVVVAEVRLARGMGGKSVVVILGEVSAVKTAVENGVRVVEEGLLVSHAVISNVNQQLLREWI; encoded by the coding sequence ATGAAAGCACTCGGACTGTTGGAGTTCTGCGAGATAACCAGGGGGCTGGTGGCTTCGGACAGCATGCTGAAATCGGCTCCGGTAGAACTGATTACCGCCACCAGTGTGTGCCCCGGCAAATTCATCGTTTTGATTACCGGCGAGGTAGGCGCCGTCAAGAGCGCCTTAAAGACGGGAAGGGAGTCTTTCAACGAAGGAGTTATCGACGAACTGCTTATACCCAATCCCGATGAATCATTACTTTCCGCCCTGTGGGGTACTGCGGACGTGAATATGGAAAGACAATCCCTCGGCCTGATTGAAACTTTCAGCGTAGCTTCGGCGATAAAGGCTGCGGATGCGGCGGCCAAGGGTGCCAACGTGGTGGTCGCGGAGGTAAGGCTGGCAAGAGGAATGGGTGGAAAATCGGTCGTTGTAATTCTGGGTGAAGTTAGTGCCGTAAAGACCGCCGTGGAAAACGGTGTAAGGGTTGTGGAAGAAGGGCTTTTGGTCAGCCATGCGGTAATAAGCAATGTAAATCAACAGCTGTTGAGAGAATGGATTTAA
- a CDS encoding helix-turn-helix domain-containing protein: MSEMSKKIGLIKGNLSYAELADKIYEKTGYKIHYTTLQKYATGKREPSKKVLRVLSAYTGKPVSWFLEDEDQEISGNFLVKENEEIPYEYQEVFKKAKDKKIPPSSLKLFIEAVEKARKEKT; encoded by the coding sequence ATGTCTGAAATGAGTAAAAAAATAGGCTTGATTAAGGGAAACCTGTCCTATGCGGAGCTGGCCGATAAAATTTATGAAAAAACGGGCTACAAAATTCACTATACGACCCTGCAAAAGTACGCCACCGGGAAGCGCGAACCTTCCAAAAAGGTGCTCAGGGTGCTTTCCGCCTATACGGGTAAACCGGTCAGCTGGTTTCTGGAAGACGAAGACCAAGAAATCTCCGGAAACTTTTTGGTAAAGGAAAATGAGGAGATCCCATACGAGTATCAAGAGGTCTTCAAAAAAGCCAAAGATAAAAAAATTCCTCCTTCCAGCCTGAAGCTTTTCATAGAAGCTGTAGAAAAGGCGCGGAAGGAAAAAACATAA
- a CDS encoding PTS sugar transporter subunit IIA — protein MVGIVMVSHCNLAPELHKTLETVMGVQQNLESVGLHPGESKENFKLRVAEAVSRVNSGNGVLILADLFGGTPCNACFELMGSEFKNAKIDVITGLNLPMAVQACRESCAKNLKELVDIVKKAARDSVMSYSDMLMK, from the coding sequence ATGGTCGGAATCGTCATGGTATCCCATTGCAATCTTGCTCCAGAACTACATAAGACCCTGGAAACGGTGATGGGGGTTCAGCAGAACCTTGAGTCCGTTGGGCTGCACCCGGGAGAAAGCAAGGAAAATTTTAAACTCAGAGTGGCGGAGGCTGTATCCAGGGTGAATAGCGGAAACGGTGTGCTCATCCTGGCCGACCTGTTTGGGGGGACGCCCTGCAACGCCTGCTTTGAACTTATGGGGTCGGAGTTTAAGAATGCGAAGATAGACGTTATCACGGGTTTGAACCTGCCCATGGCGGTGCAGGCCTGCCGGGAGAGCTGCGCAAAAAATCTGAAGGAACTGGTCGATATCGTAAAAAAAGCCGCCAGGGACAGCGTAATGAGCTATTCGGATATGCTGATGAAGTGA
- a CDS encoding DUF1848 domain-containing protein produces MIISASRRTDIPAFYAGWFMDKVRKGRVVVYNPFNGVGWEVSLKSEDVDAVVFWSKNFGPLLPALDELKEKYRLYFLFTITGLHGILEDNVIPADEAVEQFIEISRKFSPGHIQWRFDPIVITNVTGEDFYLEKFESIARKLKGYTRRCYISFATIYDKVKRNFAVLERERGIRLTEWDEDKKRDFANRLGSIARDYGIRVYSCCNEFLIGEYVERGSCVDVNLINELYSAEIKSPLHPTRPGCGCYKSVDIGVYNTCPHGCRYCYANHDAKKALENYRSHNPCSDFLVNRELKMANK; encoded by the coding sequence ATGATAATATCTGCGAGTAGAAGGACCGACATTCCGGCCTTTTATGCCGGCTGGTTCATGGATAAAGTGCGAAAGGGCAGGGTTGTGGTCTATAATCCGTTCAACGGCGTAGGGTGGGAAGTGTCGCTCAAGTCCGAAGACGTGGACGCTGTAGTGTTCTGGAGCAAAAACTTCGGGCCCCTCCTTCCAGCCCTTGATGAGCTGAAAGAAAAATACCGCCTTTATTTTTTATTCACCATCACGGGGCTGCACGGCATACTGGAGGATAACGTTATACCCGCCGATGAAGCTGTAGAACAGTTTATCGAAATATCCCGTAAGTTTTCGCCCGGCCACATCCAGTGGAGGTTCGATCCGATAGTCATTACCAATGTCACCGGAGAGGATTTTTACCTGGAGAAGTTTGAATCCATCGCCCGCAAGCTCAAGGGCTATACCCGGCGCTGTTATATCAGCTTTGCGACAATATACGACAAGGTGAAGAGAAACTTTGCCGTGCTCGAGCGGGAAAGGGGTATCCGCCTGACGGAATGGGACGAGGACAAAAAGAGGGATTTTGCCAACCGCCTGGGAAGCATCGCCCGCGATTACGGCATCAGGGTTTACAGCTGCTGCAACGAATTTCTCATTGGTGAATACGTGGAGCGGGGAAGCTGTGTGGATGTGAACTTGATAAATGAGCTTTATTCCGCCGAGATAAAATCGCCGCTACATCCCACAAGACCCGGGTGCGGCTGTTACAAGAGCGTGGACATAGGCGTATACAACACTTGCCCCCACGGCTGCCGCTACTGCTACGCAAATCACGACGCGAAGAAAGCCCTTGAAAATTACAGGTCCCACAACCCCTGTTCGGACTTTCTGGTAAACCGGGAGCTAAAAATGGCAAACAAATAA
- a CDS encoding nucleotidyltransferase family protein yields MARTAKDMTSEERQIYKKFLRQKSILEKKALEERYEEAWNSAKKAAELLYTKFRAERVLVFGSLTDRSRFNKWSDIDIAVSGLADEIFFKAVAEVTSLDSKFKIDLIDLDNCAASLKERIDREGVRM; encoded by the coding sequence GTGGCGAGGACAGCCAAAGACATGACCTCTGAAGAACGTCAAATATACAAAAAATTTTTACGACAAAAATCCATTTTGGAAAAGAAGGCTCTCGAAGAAAGGTATGAAGAGGCCTGGAATTCGGCCAAAAAAGCAGCCGAATTATTATACACGAAATTCAGAGCAGAAAGGGTTTTAGTCTTCGGTTCCCTTACCGACCGATCAAGGTTTAACAAATGGTCGGACATAGATATAGCCGTTTCAGGCCTTGCCGATGAAATATTTTTTAAAGCCGTTGCCGAGGTTACTTCTCTGGATAGCAAATTCAAAATAGATTTAATAGATCTCGATAACTGTGCTGCTTCGCTGAAAGAAAGAATTGATCGGGAGGGGGTGCGGATGTGA
- the galE gene encoding UDP-glucose 4-epimerase GalE, with translation MAKVFVTGGAGYIGSHVVKLLTKKGYEVMVFDNLSTGRRDAVLAGELVEGDILDHEALERAMDEFRPDAVMHFAAKIVVPESVQKPLLYYENNTCGALNLLKAMRRCGVNKLIFSSTAAVYGEPARMPITEDFPLNPVNPYGRSKAAVETVLKDISAAEDFRYVSLRYFNVAGADPEGKIGEMKEDATHLITMCVRTACGKRDKLYVYGTDYPTHDGTCVRDYIHVMDLADAHILALEYLLSGGRSEVFNCGYGRGYSVREVVDEAKKVTGVNFQVEYTARRPGDPPELVADSRKIREKLGWKPLYDDLGFIIKTAWEWEKKR, from the coding sequence ATGGCTAAAGTTTTCGTCACCGGAGGAGCGGGATACATAGGAAGCCATGTGGTAAAGCTCCTTACAAAAAAAGGCTACGAAGTCATGGTTTTCGACAACCTCTCTACGGGCAGGCGGGATGCAGTGCTGGCGGGGGAGTTGGTGGAAGGCGACATACTGGATCACGAAGCCCTCGAGAGGGCTATGGACGAGTTCAGGCCCGACGCTGTGATGCACTTTGCTGCAAAGATCGTCGTGCCCGAGTCGGTGCAAAAGCCGCTTTTATACTACGAGAACAACACCTGCGGCGCGCTGAACCTCCTGAAGGCCATGCGGCGGTGCGGTGTGAACAAACTCATATTCTCTTCCACGGCGGCAGTCTACGGCGAGCCTGCCAGGATGCCCATAACCGAGGATTTTCCCCTCAACCCCGTAAACCCTTACGGGAGGAGCAAGGCCGCGGTGGAGACGGTATTGAAGGACATTTCGGCGGCCGAGGATTTCAGGTACGTATCCCTCAGGTACTTCAATGTGGCCGGGGCGGACCCCGAGGGTAAGATAGGCGAGATGAAGGAGGACGCCACCCACCTCATAACCATGTGCGTGAGAACCGCCTGTGGCAAAAGGGACAAGCTTTACGTCTACGGCACCGACTACCCCACCCACGACGGGACCTGCGTGAGGGATTACATCCACGTAATGGACCTGGCCGATGCCCACATCCTGGCCCTGGAGTACCTGCTTTCCGGGGGGCGAAGTGAAGTGTTCAACTGCGGATACGGCAGGGGCTATTCGGTGCGGGAGGTCGTGGACGAGGCAAAGAAGGTGACCGGCGTGAACTTCCAGGTGGAGTACACGGCCCGGAGGCCGGGGGACCCGCCGGAGCTGGTGGCCGATTCCCGAAAGATAAGGGAAAAGCTGGGATGGAAGCCTCTCTATGACGACCTGGGGTTTATCATAAAAACCGCCTGGGAATGGGAAAAGAAACGATAA
- a CDS encoding putative ABC transporter permease — protein sequence MKAKIRHFLIYGAAGWIMEIAFTGIGSILRGDPRLTGWTYLWMFPIYGSAVMLEPVHDMIRHVPLWIRGIFWAGVIIAVEYLSGFTIRTLVGVCPWDYGKSAFAVDGLIRLDYVPFWYVVGLLFERLHDLLDRVEARK from the coding sequence ATGAAGGCAAAGATTCGTCACTTTCTGATATACGGTGCGGCGGGGTGGATAATGGAGATCGCCTTTACGGGAATAGGGTCCATCCTGAGGGGGGATCCTAGGCTTACGGGATGGACGTACCTCTGGATGTTTCCGATATACGGTTCTGCGGTAATGCTAGAACCCGTGCACGATATGATAAGGCATGTGCCCCTCTGGATTAGGGGAATATTCTGGGCCGGCGTCATAATTGCTGTCGAGTATCTGAGCGGTTTTACCATAAGAACGCTTGTGGGTGTATGCCCCTGGGATTACGGGAAAAGTGCTTTTGCAGTGGACGGCCTCATAAGGCTGGATTACGTGCCGTTTTGGTACGTAGTTGGCTTGTTGTTTGAAAGGCTGCATGACCTATTGGATAGAGTGGAGGCTAGAAAATAA
- the queD gene encoding 6-carboxytetrahydropterin synthase QueD, translating into MFLIKEFKFDAAHNLVKYKGKCEKLHGHTYRLVVVLEGTPDAEGMIMDFLELKNIVEENVLKFLDHSYINDYIEQPSAENIAVWVWRRLEERVKRENCRLYEVQVWETATSGAVYRGEALEGRSE; encoded by the coding sequence TTGTTTTTGATAAAGGAATTCAAGTTCGATGCGGCCCATAACCTGGTAAAGTATAAAGGCAAATGCGAGAAACTGCACGGCCATACTTACAGGCTGGTGGTAGTGCTGGAAGGAACCCCCGACGCTGAGGGCATGATAATGGACTTTCTGGAGCTCAAAAACATTGTCGAGGAAAACGTGCTGAAATTCCTCGACCACTCGTACATCAATGATTACATCGAACAACCTTCCGCGGAAAACATAGCGGTGTGGGTATGGAGGCGGTTGGAGGAAAGGGTAAAGAGGGAAAATTGCAGGCTTTACGAGGTGCAGGTCTGGGAGACCGCCACCAGCGGGGCCGTCTACAGGGGTGAAGCGCTTGAAGGACGTTCAGAGTGA
- the folE2 gene encoding GTP cyclohydrolase FolE2, giving the protein MKDVQSERDERRVPLKKVGVKNIEWPLKVLDKSKGYQHTVARMSLSVDLKHYIRGTHMSRFVEVLNDLEMLSPKALDDILTDIKERLKAENSHLEISFPYFIWKVSPVSGLESPLKIEAMIEAEKRVEPVITMGVRVPVHTLCPCSKEISENGAHNQRAVVEIYVRSREMIWFEDLVEIAEKNASCPIYTLLKRPDEKFVTEMAYKNAKFVEDVTRDVALELERDERIEWYRVQVTSFESIHNHDAFACVEKGWIEDVARD; this is encoded by the coding sequence TTGAAGGACGTTCAGAGTGAACGGGATGAAAGAAGGGTGCCGCTGAAAAAGGTCGGTGTGAAAAATATCGAATGGCCCCTCAAGGTGCTGGACAAAAGTAAGGGTTACCAGCATACCGTCGCCAGGATGAGCCTTTCGGTGGATTTAAAGCATTATATAAGAGGAACCCACATGAGCAGATTCGTTGAAGTGCTGAACGACCTTGAGATGCTGAGCCCGAAAGCGCTGGATGACATCCTCACAGACATCAAGGAAAGGTTGAAGGCCGAGAACAGCCACCTGGAGATTTCTTTTCCATATTTTATATGGAAGGTTTCGCCGGTGTCCGGGCTGGAGTCCCCGCTTAAGATCGAAGCAATGATCGAAGCCGAAAAACGTGTCGAGCCTGTCATAACGATGGGGGTTAGGGTGCCGGTTCATACCCTCTGTCCGTGCTCCAAGGAGATAAGCGAAAACGGAGCCCATAACCAGAGAGCGGTAGTGGAAATATACGTAAGGTCCCGCGAAATGATATGGTTTGAGGACCTCGTTGAAATCGCCGAAAAAAACGCCAGCTGTCCCATATATACACTGCTCAAGAGGCCGGATGAAAAATTCGTGACGGAAATGGCGTATAAAAACGCCAAGTTTGTGGAGGATGTAACCAGAGACGTAGCCCTGGAACTGGAAAGGGACGAGAGGATAGAGTGGTATAGGGTCCAGGTGACCAGTTTCGAGAGCATACACAACCATGACGCATTTGCATGCGTTGAAAAGGGGTGGATTGAGGATGTTGCTCGAGATTAG
- the folP gene encoding dihydropteroate synthase translates to MLLEISPEFFRAEMERVKAHPASFPIFERKSRIILLKIYGVPSPGANILKQEMLSLGGDAVVHKNAVECKVPESDVILLGTRKHYEALIKKLEIANYFGLTRVRKALKDYLERRKAEYIDSPWGRRIAFGRTLVMGIINVTPDSFYSGSRKQDLKEILKTASYMVESGADIIDVGGLSTRPGSDPVTEEEELARVLPAVKAIRESFPQIPISVDTYRAEVARRSLQAGADIINDISGFMFDENLVKVAAEFRAPLVLMHIKGTPKDMQKDPHYDDVVREIAEYFLERMEFAEAAGVDPDKIILDPGIGFGKQYQHNLEIMVRLEEFKSLKKPLLIGASRKTFIGKALGDVPPEERLEGTLAVTALCVMKGVDIVRVHDVKENRRVVDLLEAVKCQGRS, encoded by the coding sequence ATGTTGCTCGAGATTAGTCCCGAGTTTTTTCGGGCGGAGATGGAAAGGGTAAAAGCCCATCCCGCGTCGTTTCCTATTTTTGAAAGAAAATCAAGGATTATCCTTTTAAAAATCTACGGCGTCCCTTCACCGGGAGCAAACATATTGAAGCAGGAGATGCTCTCGCTGGGCGGGGATGCGGTGGTCCATAAAAATGCGGTGGAATGTAAGGTGCCCGAGTCGGATGTGATACTCCTTGGCACGAGAAAGCACTATGAAGCTCTGATCAAAAAATTGGAAATTGCCAATTATTTCGGTCTGACGCGGGTAAGAAAAGCACTTAAGGATTACCTGGAAAGGCGAAAAGCAGAATATATTGACAGCCCCTGGGGCAGGAGAATAGCCTTCGGGCGTACCCTGGTCATGGGGATAATAAACGTGACGCCGGACTCGTTTTATTCCGGCTCGAGAAAGCAGGACCTGAAGGAGATCCTAAAAACCGCTTCGTATATGGTGGAAAGCGGCGCCGACATCATCGACGTCGGAGGGCTATCAACCCGCCCTGGTTCCGACCCAGTCACGGAAGAAGAAGAGCTGGCCCGGGTCCTTCCTGCAGTAAAAGCTATACGGGAGAGCTTTCCACAGATTCCCATATCGGTAGATACATACAGGGCCGAGGTGGCCCGAAGGTCGCTGCAGGCCGGGGCCGATATAATTAACGACATAAGCGGATTCATGTTTGATGAAAACCTGGTTAAGGTGGCCGCCGAGTTCAGGGCTCCCCTGGTGCTGATGCACATAAAGGGCACACCAAAGGATATGCAGAAGGACCCGCATTACGACGATGTGGTGAGGGAGATAGCCGAATACTTCCTGGAAAGGATGGAATTTGCCGAAGCTGCCGGCGTGGACCCAGATAAGATCATCCTGGACCCGGGGATTGGCTTCGGCAAGCAATACCAGCACAACCTGGAGATCATGGTGCGGCTGGAAGAGTTCAAAAGCCTTAAAAAACCGCTGCTCATAGGAGCGTCCAGGAAGACATTTATAGGGAAGGCCCTGGGCGATGTACCACCCGAAGAAAGGCTGGAAGGCACCCTTGCCGTCACGGCTCTTTGCGTCATGAAAGGCGTTGATATAGTAAGGGTGCACGATGTAAAGGAAAACAGACGAGTGGTAGACCTACTGGAGGCGGTAAAATGCCAAGGGCGTTCATAG
- the folK gene encoding 2-amino-4-hydroxy-6-hydroxymethyldihydropteridine diphosphokinase, with the protein MPRAFIALGSNLGNREKNIVEAIERMKRRGIKILKMSGIIETEPYGYTKQDKFLNAACLVETELNPRDLMDALLEIENDMGRERKIRWGPRNIDLDLIFYEDLVIREEGLTIPHPDAHNRPFVMGPIAEIDPDYRHPVLKKSVGEIYRTLL; encoded by the coding sequence ATGCCAAGGGCGTTCATAGCCCTGGGCAGCAACCTGGGGAACCGGGAAAAGAACATCGTGGAAGCCATCGAGCGGATGAAGCGGCGGGGGATAAAAATCCTGAAGATGTCCGGGATAATTGAAACGGAGCCTTACGGGTATACAAAACAGGATAAATTCTTGAACGCTGCCTGCCTCGTTGAAACGGAACTCAACCCCCGGGATCTGATGGACGCCCTGCTGGAAATAGAGAACGACATGGGCCGGGAAAGAAAAATCCGCTGGGGGCCCAGGAACATAGACCTGGACCTGATATTTTACGAGGACCTGGTGATAAGGGAAGAAGGCCTCACAATACCGCACCCCGATGCTCACAACAGGCCGTTCGTAATGGGGCCGATTGCCGAAATAGACCCCGATTACCGGCACCCCGTCTTGAAAAAAAGCGTAGGGGAAATATACAGGACGTTGCTGTAA
- a CDS encoding polysaccharide deacetylase family protein has protein sequence MGSKSERGLVVILVLVTMVFGMVFGLMLALLTEGYLPWVMGAVYGSGTGETKQVISESTDVTGEEYYTGELNTLLARRYFGVESSNLRGSKKRKIAYLTFDDGPSANTDAILEVLDRYGVKATFFVNGWMKKDYAKMYRKIYAAGHGLGNHTYSHRYELIYSSVENFMADLKKEEELIYEAVGIRPRIIRFPGGSDNRVSIRFGGPEIMKKIIDRITKEGYTYVDWNAITGDALKPPPSKEEMMNYVKQTTKGKDTVVLLMHDMDSKKSTLEILPWIIEYLRKEGYEFGVIDENMANIDAINRTKL, from the coding sequence ATGGGGTCAAAAAGCGAAAGGGGTCTTGTCGTTATCCTTGTCCTCGTAACGATGGTATTTGGGATGGTTTTTGGGTTAATGCTGGCTCTCCTGACGGAGGGTTACCTCCCCTGGGTAATGGGAGCGGTATATGGTTCCGGCACCGGAGAAACGAAACAGGTCATTTCTGAAAGCACCGATGTCACCGGCGAGGAGTATTATACCGGCGAGCTAAACACGCTGCTCGCGAGAAGGTATTTCGGGGTGGAAAGTTCTAATTTACGGGGATCGAAAAAAAGGAAGATAGCATACCTTACCTTTGACGACGGTCCCAGCGCCAATACCGATGCAATACTGGAAGTGCTGGACAGGTACGGGGTAAAGGCTACCTTTTTCGTAAACGGCTGGATGAAGAAAGATTACGCAAAAATGTACAGGAAGATCTACGCGGCGGGCCACGGGCTTGGCAATCACACCTACAGCCACCGGTATGAATTGATCTACTCGTCGGTGGAAAACTTCATGGCGGACCTTAAAAAAGAGGAGGAGCTGATCTACGAGGCGGTGGGAATAAGGCCGCGGATCATCCGCTTTCCCGGCGGTTCGGACAACAGGGTGAGCATAAGGTTTGGCGGGCCGGAAATTATGAAAAAAATCATAGATCGGATCACGAAAGAGGGGTATACCTACGTGGACTGGAACGCCATTACCGGCGACGCCCTAAAGCCGCCACCTTCGAAGGAAGAGATGATGAACTACGTTAAGCAAACGACCAAAGGCAAAGACACGGTGGTGCTGCTCATGCACGACATGGACTCAAAGAAAAGCACCCTCGAAATACTGCCCTGGATAATCGAATACCTGAGAAAAGAAGGTTATGAATTCGGGGTAATAGATGAAAATATGGCAAATATCGATGCGATCAACAGGACCAAACTGTGA
- a CDS encoding arsenate reductase ArsC: MKKIGFICTGNSARSQMAEGFGRYFAAKLGKQVEVYSAGSNPAGFVHPLAVRCMEEVGIDISGYRSKSLDDVPYQDLDIIITLCGNAAENCPHVPGKDVRHWGLPDPAGAEGSEEQRLDAFRKVRDEIKIRVKDLIESV; the protein is encoded by the coding sequence TTGAAAAAAATCGGGTTCATCTGTACGGGAAATTCGGCACGAAGCCAGATGGCGGAAGGCTTCGGCAGGTACTTTGCAGCAAAATTGGGTAAGCAGGTAGAAGTTTACTCGGCGGGGTCAAACCCGGCGGGTTTCGTTCATCCTCTGGCAGTAAGATGCATGGAGGAAGTGGGAATAGACATTTCCGGCTACAGGTCCAAATCCCTGGACGACGTACCTTACCAAGACCTCGATATAATAATCACCCTTTGCGGGAATGCGGCAGAAAACTGCCCGCACGTACCCGGAAAGGACGTAAGGCACTGGGGGCTCCCGGACCCCGCCGGAGCCGAAGGTAGCGAGGAACAGAGGCTGGATGCGTTTAGAAAGGTAAGGGATGAGATAAAAATCAGAGTAAAGGATCTAATAGAATCTGTTTAG
- a CDS encoding DegV family protein, with protein sequence MASAVIITDTSSDLPEDIIKGLPVKVLSMPVALKDNPEKDISHLSIKEFYDLMQKGEIMPTTSQVNAARFIECFKECLEQGQTPIVIGLSSKLTKSFEAALVARNSMPDGDKIKIIDSKCASLGLGLVVLKAARMAAEGREADEIVRVVEPYAHHMEHIFTVDSLDHLKRGGRISAAQAFVGGLLNIKPILHFVDGAIHPLEKVRGRKNAVRRMLEIMEERAKDVENQVVGISHADDEEMALELAEAVRQRFNPREIVISWIGPVIGAHAGPGTLALFFQNA encoded by the coding sequence TTGGCGAGTGCTGTTATAATTACCGATACCTCCAGCGACCTTCCGGAGGATATCATAAAAGGCCTGCCGGTAAAGGTGCTTTCTATGCCGGTGGCCTTAAAAGACAATCCTGAAAAAGACATCTCTCATCTTTCTATAAAGGAATTTTACGACCTCATGCAAAAGGGCGAAATCATGCCCACCACTTCCCAGGTCAACGCGGCGAGATTCATAGAATGTTTTAAAGAGTGCCTGGAACAGGGACAAACCCCCATAGTTATAGGGCTTTCCTCCAAACTGACGAAAAGCTTCGAAGCCGCTCTTGTAGCCAGAAACAGCATGCCGGATGGGGATAAGATAAAAATCATCGACTCCAAATGCGCAAGCCTGGGTCTGGGACTTGTGGTGCTCAAAGCTGCCCGGATGGCCGCGGAAGGCCGGGAAGCCGATGAGATCGTTAGAGTCGTCGAGCCTTACGCCCACCACATGGAGCACATATTTACGGTGGATTCTCTGGACCACCTGAAAAGGGGAGGAAGGATATCGGCGGCCCAAGCCTTTGTGGGCGGTTTGCTTAACATAAAGCCGATCCTGCACTTTGTGGACGGGGCGATTCATCCCCTGGAAAAGGTGAGGGGCAGGAAGAACGCCGTTCGCCGGATGCTGGAGATAATGGAAGAGAGGGCAAAGGATGTGGAAAATCAGGTGGTGGGTATAAGCCACGCGGATGACGAGGAAATGGCTTTAGAGCTGGCGGAAGCCGTAAGGCAGAGGTTCAATCCGCGGGAAATCGTAATTTCCTGGATCGGGCCGGTAATCGGGGCCCATGCAGGCCCGGGGACGCTGGCCCTGTTTTTCCAGAATGCTTAA